One region of Clostridium sp. Marseille-P299 genomic DNA includes:
- a CDS encoding ABC transporter ATP-binding protein gives MIVQVNNLVKRYKELVALDHLTLEIKEGEIFGLLGPNGSGKSTAISCILSLLTYDKGTIEVFGKPMRPDSYDSKRRIGVVLQNVAVFDELTVYENIDYFCGLYIKDKKVRKQYVAEAIAFVGLEDFTKFYPKKLSGGLLRRLNIACGIAHKPDLIILDEPTVAVDPQSRNKILEGIMELNRRGATIIYTTHYMEEVEQICSRIAIIDKGKNIAVGTKEELKALIKTGETITMEVLQIDDEHIHNLKELPHVYKVSYENNVLKLEFSGGKHNLIRVLDYLKEHSISFGRVYSELPTLNDVFLEITGKELRD, from the coding sequence ATGATTGTACAAGTAAATAACTTAGTAAAACGTTATAAAGAGCTAGTTGCCCTAGATCATCTAACCTTAGAGATTAAAGAAGGGGAAATATTTGGTCTACTAGGTCCAAACGGTTCCGGCAAATCCACAGCAATTAGCTGTATCTTATCTTTACTTACCTATGACAAGGGAACTATTGAAGTATTTGGCAAGCCTATGAGACCAGATAGCTATGATAGTAAACGAAGAATTGGAGTAGTACTTCAAAATGTCGCAGTTTTTGATGAACTTACGGTCTACGAAAACATTGATTATTTCTGTGGTTTATATATAAAAGATAAAAAGGTTCGAAAACAATATGTAGCAGAAGCAATTGCTTTTGTAGGGCTAGAAGATTTCACGAAATTTTATCCAAAAAAATTATCTGGTGGACTTTTACGTAGATTAAACATAGCATGTGGAATTGCACATAAGCCTGATTTAATCATTCTTGATGAACCAACCGTTGCAGTCGACCCACAAAGCCGCAATAAAATCTTAGAGGGCATTATGGAATTAAATCGTCGTGGTGCTACCATCATTTATACCACTCATTATATGGAGGAAGTAGAACAAATCTGCTCCCGTATCGCCATTATTGATAAAGGTAAGAACATTGCAGTGGGTACAAAAGAAGAGCTAAAAGCACTGATAAAAACAGGTGAAACAATCACTATGGAAGTCTTGCAAATCGATGATGAACACATTCATAACTTAAAGGAACTTCCCCACGTTTATAAGGTTTCCTATGAAAATAATGTATTAAAACTTGAATTTAGCGGTGGAAAACATAATTTAATTCGAGTTCTTGATTACCTTAAAGAACACTCAATATCTTTTGGTAGAGTCTACTCTGAATTACCAACTTTAAATGACGTTTTCCTTGAGATCACAGGAAAAGAATTAAGAGATTAG
- a CDS encoding response regulator transcription factor, which translates to MRVVIVDDDKLVCSSLKIILETDAEIEVIAVGHDGSDAIKLYEVHHPDVLLMDIRMGLISGLEAAEKILKKHKFAKILFLTTFSDDEYIVKALKIGAKGFILKQDYESIIPALKAVNINQSVFDGDVVDKLPLLMQNTKNFNYKKYGISEKEYELIEWVAEGLSNKEIAEKLFLSEGTVRNYLSIILEKLVLRDRTQLAIFYYKNN; encoded by the coding sequence ATGAGAGTAGTTATTGTTGATGATGATAAATTAGTTTGTAGTTCACTTAAAATAATCTTAGAGACAGATGCAGAAATTGAGGTAATTGCAGTTGGCCATGATGGTAGTGATGCAATTAAGCTTTATGAGGTACATCATCCAGATGTATTGTTAATGGATATCCGTATGGGACTTATTTCTGGATTAGAGGCAGCAGAGAAGATCTTAAAGAAACATAAATTCGCAAAAATATTATTTTTGACAACATTCTCAGACGATGAATACATTGTAAAAGCGTTAAAAATAGGTGCAAAAGGTTTTATTTTAAAACAAGATTATGAAAGCATAATACCAGCACTGAAAGCAGTAAACATAAATCAGAGTGTTTTTGATGGAGATGTAGTAGATAAATTACCACTTTTAATGCAAAATACAAAAAACTTTAATTATAAAAAATATGGTATTTCAGAGAAGGAATATGAACTGATTGAATGGGTGGCTGAAGGATTAAGTAATAAAGAAATAGCAGAAAAATTATTCTTAAGTGAAGGAACCGTTCGTAATTATCTAAGTATCATACTTGAAAAATTGGTGTTAAGAGATAGAACTCAATTGGCTATTTTCTATTATAAAAACAATTAG
- a CDS encoding ABC transporter permease, with product MFFHLYITRIKCLAKNKSLFFWSLCYPIILGTLFFAGFGNTMDLDESFQTIPVALVTETDTPSDFLEILNAVSDENNQKLFHVTETDKEAAMAMLNEKEVDGIILLSENPTLIVKSSGMNQSILKSFMDQYQQSTKIISEISTTKPESLTSVIESLNTSSSVLNEVNLNGISTNALIQYYYALMAMTCMLGCYYGLKNTQETQANQSTIAARRAITPTHKMFLIITETLAAITIHYSEIVLVFLYLRFVLRIPIGDQPVLFLLCCFVGCLIGVCLGQFLGAIVKGGEQLKTTLLTAITLILSFLSGLMIATIPNAIEKNIPVINRINPTTLLTDAFYCLTVYNDYNRFFRNLLSLVIMAIFFSIACFIVTRREKYASI from the coding sequence ATGTTCTTTCATTTATATATAACTAGAATCAAATGTCTAGCCAAAAATAAATCGTTGTTCTTTTGGTCTTTGTGCTATCCAATCATACTTGGTACACTATTCTTCGCTGGGTTTGGAAATACAATGGACTTAGACGAAAGCTTTCAAACGATTCCTGTTGCTTTAGTAACTGAAACAGACACACCAAGTGACTTTTTAGAAATTCTAAATGCTGTATCTGATGAAAATAATCAGAAATTATTTCATGTAACTGAAACCGATAAAGAAGCAGCAATGGCTATGCTTAATGAAAAAGAAGTGGATGGAATCATCCTATTATCAGAAAATCCCACCCTAATAGTAAAATCATCCGGTATGAACCAAAGTATTTTAAAAAGCTTTATGGATCAATATCAACAAAGCACAAAGATTATTAGCGAAATATCCACAACTAAGCCTGAATCATTAACAAGTGTCATTGAATCACTAAACACGTCTAGCTCCGTGCTTAATGAAGTGAACTTAAATGGAATTTCTACCAATGCTTTAATTCAATATTATTATGCTTTGATGGCAATGACTTGCATGCTTGGTTGTTATTACGGTTTAAAAAACACGCAAGAAACACAAGCGAATCAATCAACCATCGCTGCTAGAAGAGCGATTACACCTACCCATAAAATGTTCCTAATCATAACCGAGACATTGGCTGCAATTACTATACATTACTCCGAAATTGTTCTAGTTTTTTTATACCTTCGTTTTGTACTTCGTATTCCAATTGGAGATCAACCTGTACTATTTTTACTTTGTTGTTTTGTTGGTTGCCTTATTGGCGTTTGCCTTGGTCAATTTCTTGGCGCAATTGTAAAAGGCGGAGAGCAATTAAAAACTACTTTACTCACAGCTATCACCCTAATTCTTAGTTTTCTAAGTGGTTTAATGATTGCAACAATACCAAATGCTATTGAGAAAAACATCCCAGTTATTAATCGAATCAATCCGACCACTTTACTCACAGATGCTTTTTATTGTCTCACTGTTTACAATGACTATAATCGTTTTTTTAGGAATTTACTCTCTTTGGTGATCATGGCAATCTTTTTTAGCATCGCATGTTTTATAGTAACTAGGAGGGAAAAGTATGCCAGTATTTAA
- a CDS encoding cation:proton antiporter domain-containing protein, whose product MLTSLALIFLLGLFLSSIFKKLKLPGLLGMIITGMLLSPYAFNLLDDSILGISPDLRQFALVIILTRAGLSLDISDLKKVGRPAILMCFVPACFEMFGVIVLAPKLLNVTILEAAIIGATIAAVSPAVIVPRMLKLLDEGYGKEHSIPQLILAGASVDDVFVIVMFTAFTSLANGQQLNVTSFVQIPISIIMGIIVGIICGLILTRFFKAYHMRDTIKVLVLLGISFLLIECESRLSGILPMSGLLAIMSTGIVIYQQNHNVAKRLSTKYNKLWVAAEVLLFVLVGATVDLNYAIKSGASAILIVLGAMLFRMFGVAICLFKTKLTKNERIFCMIAYTPKATVQAAIGAIPLAMGLPCGQTVLTVAVLSILITAPFGAICVDRFYKKLLIKTE is encoded by the coding sequence ATGTTAACTAGTTTAGCTCTTATTTTTTTACTAGGATTATTTCTAAGCTCGATTTTTAAGAAATTAAAATTACCTGGTTTACTTGGCATGATAATTACAGGAATGCTTTTAAGTCCTTATGCTTTTAACTTACTGGATGATTCGATTCTAGGAATTTCACCTGATTTACGCCAGTTTGCATTAGTTATTATCTTGACTCGTGCCGGTTTATCCCTAGACATTAGCGATTTAAAAAAAGTCGGACGTCCCGCAATATTAATGTGCTTTGTGCCAGCATGCTTTGAAATGTTCGGAGTTATTGTCCTTGCACCGAAACTTCTAAATGTAACTATACTAGAAGCAGCAATTATTGGTGCTACCATTGCGGCTGTCTCTCCTGCGGTTATTGTACCAAGAATGCTAAAGTTACTTGATGAAGGATATGGTAAGGAACATAGTATTCCTCAGCTAATTTTAGCAGGGGCTTCTGTTGATGATGTATTTGTAATTGTTATGTTTACCGCTTTTACATCACTAGCAAATGGACAACAGCTTAATGTAACTAGCTTTGTACAAATACCTATTTCAATTATTATGGGAATCATCGTTGGTATAATATGTGGTCTTATCCTTACACGTTTTTTTAAAGCCTACCATATGAGGGATACCATAAAGGTATTAGTTCTCCTTGGTATATCCTTTTTATTAATTGAATGTGAGAGCCGTCTTTCTGGAATTTTACCGATGTCTGGCTTATTGGCTATTATGAGTACAGGAATCGTTATTTACCAACAAAATCATAATGTAGCCAAACGCTTATCCACAAAGTATAACAAGCTATGGGTTGCTGCCGAAGTATTACTTTTTGTACTAGTAGGTGCAACTGTGGATTTAAATTATGCAATTAAGTCTGGCGCCTCCGCAATTCTTATCGTTCTTGGTGCGATGCTATTTCGAATGTTTGGTGTGGCTATTTGCTTATTTAAAACAAAACTAACAAAAAATGAACGTATTTTTTGTATGATTGCTTATACGCCAAAAGCAACCGTTCAAGCTGCTATAGGCGCAATTCCGTTGGCAATGGGACTTCCTTGTGGCCAGACTGTTTTAACAGTTGCGGTATTATCCATTCTTATAACAGCACCTTTTGGCGCAATCTGTGTGGATCGTTTTTATAAAAAGCTTTTAATCAAGACAGAATAA
- a CDS encoding P-II family nitrogen regulator, whose amino-acid sequence MKHIKAIIQPDRLNAVRQALEQTESYRGIIVTDVMGQGNQKGIIQAWRGEKFQMDLIPKVMIDLVIKDTELEKVKNIILNAARSGEIGDGKIFVYQVEEVIRIRTGEKGEDAL is encoded by the coding sequence ATGAAACATATCAAAGCAATCATCCAACCAGACAGATTAAATGCAGTACGACAAGCATTAGAGCAAACAGAAAGTTATCGTGGAATTATCGTTACAGATGTTATGGGGCAGGGGAATCAAAAAGGTATTATTCAAGCTTGGCGTGGTGAAAAATTTCAAATGGATTTAATTCCAAAAGTTATGATTGATTTGGTTATAAAAGATACAGAGCTTGAGAAGGTTAAAAATATAATATTGAATGCAGCCAGATCAGGAGAAATTGGTGACGGTAAAATATTTGTTTATCAAGTTGAAGAAGTTATAAGGATACGCACCGGTGAAAAAGGAGAAGATGCCTTATAG
- the amt gene encoding ammonium transporter codes for MDFKVTVDTLWVILAAMLVFFMNLGFAAVESGFARAKNTVNILSKNFIVFAVSSLGYLLLGWGLMYGDGNGFVGLKGLFMLSGADNSPAVGEAYEGVYSAISWTGIPFYAKFFFQLVFCGTAATIVSGAVAERIKYISFIVFSFFLTLIIYPIVGHWIWGGGFLSKLGMFDFAGCSVVHSVGGWAALAGVLVLGPRVGKYTKDGKINPIPGHNLSLATIGLFILWLGWFGFNPGSTMEANPASISHILMTTNTSAIVAVLTSTATAWIVIGKPDLGMTINGCLAGLVGITASCAYVSVTSSIIIGAICGILVVFAVILIDRAKIDDPVGAIAVHLVNGILGTIFVGLFAEDGITGVATGNGLFYGGGFELLGKQLLGIICVGAFVFTASLITWIIIKKTIGLRVPLHEEIEGLDMNEHGNQAYPEFLTRKPSYTLIMQDYQYDNKKQNNEEGKKQ; via the coding sequence AAGTAACAGTGGACACCTTATGGGTAATTTTAGCGGCAATGCTTGTGTTTTTTATGAATTTAGGGTTTGCCGCAGTGGAAAGTGGCTTTGCAAGAGCAAAAAACACAGTAAATATCTTATCGAAAAACTTTATTGTATTTGCTGTATCATCCTTAGGCTACCTTCTCTTAGGTTGGGGACTCATGTACGGCGATGGAAATGGTTTTGTAGGATTAAAAGGATTATTTATGTTATCTGGCGCTGATAATTCACCAGCTGTTGGTGAAGCATACGAGGGTGTTTATTCTGCAATCTCATGGACTGGAATTCCATTCTATGCAAAATTTTTCTTTCAATTAGTATTCTGTGGAACAGCAGCCACAATTGTATCGGGGGCCGTTGCAGAGCGTATTAAGTATATTTCCTTTATTGTGTTCTCATTTTTCCTCACCTTAATCATTTACCCAATCGTGGGTCACTGGATCTGGGGTGGTGGATTCTTATCAAAACTTGGTATGTTTGATTTTGCAGGATGTAGCGTTGTGCACTCCGTAGGTGGATGGGCAGCCCTTGCTGGAGTATTAGTTCTTGGTCCTAGAGTTGGCAAATATACTAAAGACGGAAAGATAAATCCAATCCCTGGTCATAATTTAAGCCTTGCAACTATAGGATTATTTATACTTTGGTTAGGCTGGTTTGGATTTAATCCTGGTTCTACAATGGAAGCAAATCCTGCCTCAATCTCACATATCTTAATGACAACGAACACCTCTGCTATCGTTGCTGTTCTTACCTCAACTGCAACTGCTTGGATTGTTATTGGCAAACCAGATTTAGGTATGACGATTAATGGATGTCTTGCTGGTTTAGTAGGTATTACTGCTTCCTGTGCTTATGTTAGCGTTACAAGTTCCATTATTATTGGAGCAATCTGTGGAATCTTAGTTGTATTTGCAGTTATTTTAATTGATCGTGCTAAGATTGACGATCCAGTTGGTGCGATAGCTGTCCACTTAGTAAATGGTATCCTTGGAACTATTTTTGTTGGTCTCTTTGCAGAGGATGGTATTACAGGCGTAGCTACAGGCAATGGTTTATTTTACGGCGGAGGATTCGAACTTTTAGGAAAACAGCTACTCGGGATTATTTGTGTTGGTGCTTTTGTATTTACAGCATCATTAATTACATGGATTATTATTAAAAAAACTATTGGTCTTAGAGTTCCATTACATGAGGAGATAGAAGGTCTTGATATGAATGAACATGGTAATCAAGCTTACCCTGAATTTTTGACTAGAAAACCATCATACACACTTATTATGCAAGACTATCAATATGATAATAAAAAGCAAAATAACGAGGAGGGTAAAAAGCAATGA
- a CDS encoding S8 family peptidase, translating into MDNKIVSEDYADIIVENRLLQPYLSTYEVIPINSSYSMINIPVNLINRCSIEQFGYHGFPFCYTTEASLSLNASGVTEVQRNPNLGMRGQGILVAVIDTGVNYLHEAFINRDNTTRITSIWDQTINDSNAISNDVLYGTVYTRDMIDSALNSENPLDIVPSTDDTGHGTAIAGIIGGNEKINADFSGVVTDAEFIVVKLKQAKNITKEMFCIPLESVCYQETDILFALNYVMQQANILRKPLSICLAVGSSQGSHDGRGVLSSYISEISNQAGLAVAVSAGNEGLARRHYYGMLDASNEFSEFQVRVGSNEPGFAMELWKSTPFRVSIDITSPTGEYIAQVYPTLRDCRVFRFIFEPTTIWLNNIISEGTTGDQLILVRFNLPTEGLWRFRIYNLDKETSDYHVWLPANGMISDETYFINPNPDTTITSPGNSRFATTITAYNVETNSIYNNASRGLTRLGQIKPELAAPGVDIVCPTFNSKDSYGLITGTGAAAAQAAGINAMLLEWGILKGNNTGIDGIEIRTMLIRGAQKNPDNSINNVWGYGKIDVYGAFEALRP; encoded by the coding sequence ATGGATAATAAAATAGTGAGTGAGGATTATGCAGACATAATTGTTGAAAATCGTCTTTTGCAACCATATCTATCGACGTATGAGGTAATTCCCATTAACAGCAGTTATTCCATGATTAATATACCAGTCAATTTAATTAATAGATGTAGTATAGAGCAATTTGGTTATCATGGATTTCCATTTTGTTATACTACTGAAGCTAGTTTAAGTCTGAATGCTTCAGGAGTAACTGAGGTACAAAGAAATCCTAACCTTGGAATGAGGGGGCAGGGAATTTTAGTTGCAGTTATCGATACCGGAGTCAATTATCTTCATGAGGCTTTTATTAACCGAGATAATACTACTAGAATTACTTCTATATGGGATCAAACGATAAATGACTCGAATGCTATATCGAATGATGTTCTATATGGTACGGTTTATACTAGAGATATGATAGATTCTGCATTAAATTCTGAAAATCCCCTTGATATTGTACCTAGCACAGATGATACCGGACATGGTACAGCAATTGCTGGAATTATTGGAGGAAATGAGAAAATAAATGCTGATTTTAGTGGAGTGGTCACAGATGCCGAGTTTATAGTTGTAAAATTAAAGCAGGCAAAGAATATTACTAAGGAAATGTTTTGTATTCCTCTAGAGTCAGTATGTTATCAAGAAACAGATATATTATTTGCTTTAAATTATGTAATGCAACAAGCAAATATTTTAAGAAAACCTCTCTCTATATGTCTTGCAGTTGGATCAAGTCAAGGAAGCCATGATGGCAGAGGAGTACTAAGTAGTTATATATCAGAGATATCGAATCAGGCAGGTTTGGCAGTAGCAGTCTCTGCTGGTAATGAGGGACTTGCACGAAGACACTACTATGGAATGCTTGATGCGAGTAATGAGTTTAGTGAATTTCAAGTTAGAGTAGGGAGTAATGAACCAGGATTTGCAATGGAATTATGGAAAAGTACGCCGTTTAGGGTATCTATTGATATTACTTCTCCAACGGGGGAATATATAGCGCAGGTATATCCCACATTACGAGATTGCCGGGTGTTTCGATTTATTTTTGAGCCTACAACAATTTGGCTAAATAATATTATTTCTGAAGGGACAACTGGAGATCAATTGATTTTAGTACGATTTAATTTACCAACAGAAGGATTATGGAGATTTCGTATTTATAATCTTGATAAAGAAACATCTGATTATCACGTATGGCTTCCAGCAAATGGTATGATTTCGGATGAAACCTACTTTATAAATCCGAATCCTGATACTACGATTACTTCTCCAGGCAATTCTAGATTTGCTACAACCATAACAGCTTATAATGTAGAGACAAATAGTATCTATAACAATGCCAGTAGGGGATTAACTAGATTGGGACAAATAAAACCAGAGTTGGCTGCACCGGGTGTTGATATTGTATGTCCTACATTTAATAGTAAGGACTCGTATGGATTGATTACTGGAACAGGGGCAGCCGCTGCTCAAGCAGCAGGAATTAATGCAATGTTACTTGAATGGGGAATACTAAAAGGTAATAATACGGGAATTGATGGGATAGAAATTCGAACAATGCTTATTCGTGGGGCACAAAAAAATCCGGATAATTCAATTAATAATGTTTGGGGGTATGGTAAAATTGATGTGTATGGTGCTTTTGAAGCCCTAAGGCCTTAA
- a CDS encoding sensor histidine kinase has product METLSDRFILFLGCVLILILEPITITSVIVLLIAMSVSALNLVYEESHFVKILCIIYVALCVIEPLFSVFLPLIFYDTLMFKEYFISGLLVVLLLRYFINKESIDVFLLLFFTVISYILMTKTKRNVKLLTEYKKLRDTSKELSLLLESKNRDLIEKQDYEIHVATLKERNRIAREIHDNVGHLLSRTILMMGAITAMNRDKSLDDSLEVIKTTLSNAMDNIRQSVHDLHDESIDLETEIKRLVNDFSFCEVTYEYDMELVGNRILKYCFIAIIKEALSNVMKHSNATKVHIIVREHPGIYQLLIHDNGTKKIKTKEEGIGIVNMKERISSLKGTIFISDEKGFRIFISVPKQGVV; this is encoded by the coding sequence ATGGAGACGTTATCTGATCGTTTCATACTTTTTTTAGGTTGCGTTTTAATTTTAATATTAGAACCAATTACAATTACAAGCGTTATTGTATTGCTTATTGCAATGTCTGTTAGTGCATTGAATCTAGTTTATGAAGAATCACATTTCGTAAAAATACTATGCATTATTTATGTAGCGTTATGTGTAATTGAACCATTGTTTAGCGTATTTCTACCACTTATTTTTTACGATACGCTTATGTTTAAAGAATACTTTATAAGTGGTTTACTAGTGGTATTGTTATTAAGGTATTTCATAAATAAAGAATCAATAGATGTTTTCCTCTTGTTATTTTTTACGGTCATATCTTACATACTTATGACTAAAACGAAACGTAATGTAAAATTACTTACGGAATACAAGAAACTTAGAGATACCAGCAAAGAACTTAGTTTATTGCTAGAAAGTAAGAATCGGGATTTAATTGAAAAACAGGACTATGAAATACATGTAGCTACTTTAAAAGAGAGAAATCGAATTGCAAGAGAAATTCATGACAATGTAGGACATTTACTATCACGAACTATTTTAATGATGGGTGCAATTACCGCTATGAATAGGGATAAATCTTTGGATGATTCCTTAGAAGTAATTAAAACAACTTTATCAAATGCAATGGACAATATAAGGCAAAGTGTGCATGATTTACATGATGAATCAATTGATTTGGAAACTGAGATAAAGCGTTTGGTAAACGATTTTAGTTTTTGTGAGGTTACTTACGAATACGACATGGAGCTTGTAGGAAATCGAATATTAAAATACTGTTTTATTGCTATTATAAAAGAAGCCTTATCAAATGTTATGAAACATAGCAATGCAACAAAGGTTCACATTATTGTAAGGGAACATCCGGGAATTTATCAGCTTTTAATTCATGATAATGGAACTAAAAAAATAAAAACTAAAGAAGAAGGCATTGGTATTGTTAATATGAAAGAGCGAATATCAAGTTTAAAAGGAACGATCTTTATTTCAGATGAAAAAGGGTTCCGTATCTTTATATCTGTTCCAAAACAGGGGGTTGTATGA
- a CDS encoding metal-dependent transcriptional regulator, translating to MTQSKEDYLKIIYEADLRNEEVNNKYIMKELGVSAASVSEMLKKLEKEGYVEYIPYHNIVITKKGIKEAASLVRKHKLWEVFLMQHLGYTWSEVHEEAEQLEHVTSDKMIERLDQFLNYPEVCPHGGKIPRDNDEEYTTKLFPLSTCMVGQTCKIMGVPEDKEILDYLYQVGISIGDEYVIKEIGPFEGMFTLVNDERNVQLSYKIATELYVI from the coding sequence ATGACACAGAGCAAAGAAGATTATTTAAAAATTATATATGAAGCTGATCTAAGGAATGAAGAAGTGAATAACAAATATATAATGAAAGAATTAGGTGTCAGCGCGGCTTCTGTAAGTGAGATGTTAAAGAAATTAGAAAAAGAAGGTTATGTGGAATACATTCCATATCACAATATTGTAATAACTAAGAAAGGCATAAAAGAGGCTGCTTCATTAGTGAGAAAGCATAAACTGTGGGAAGTCTTTTTAATGCAACATTTAGGATATACTTGGTCAGAAGTACATGAAGAAGCGGAACAATTAGAGCATGTAACTTCAGACAAAATGATAGAACGATTGGATCAATTTTTAAATTATCCCGAGGTATGTCCACATGGCGGTAAAATACCTAGAGATAACGATGAGGAGTATACGACTAAGTTATTTCCACTAAGTACGTGTATGGTTGGTCAGACTTGTAAAATCATGGGCGTCCCTGAGGATAAGGAGATACTAGATTATCTTTATCAGGTTGGCATATCCATTGGTGATGAATATGTTATTAAGGAGATTGGACCATTTGAAGGAATGTTTACTTTAGTCAATGATGAAAGGAATGTTCAATTAAGTTATAAAATTGCAACGGAGTTATATGTGATTTAA